In one Parageobacillus genomosp. 1 genomic region, the following are encoded:
- a CDS encoding acetyl-CoA C-acetyltransferase, whose product MREAVIVAGARTPVGKAKKGTLAHVRPDDLGALVVKETLKRAGNYEGNIDDLIIGCAMPEAEQGLNIARNIGALAGLPYTVPAITINRYCSSGLQAIAYAAERVMLGHSDTVIAGGVESMSLVPMMGHVIRPNAKLAEEAPEYYMSMGHTAEQVAMKYGVSREDQDAFAVRSHQRAAKAIREGKFKEEIVPVEVTVRKIENNKLVEKTILFEEDEGVRPDTNMETLAKLRPAFSINGTVTAGNASQMSDGAAAVMVMDREKAESLGLKPLGKFRSFAVAGVPPEVMGIGPVAAIPKALKLAGLELSDIGLIELNEAFASQSIQVIRELGLDEDKVNVNGGAIALGHPLGCTGAKLTLSLLYEMRRRNVQFGIVTMCIGGGMGAAGVFELI is encoded by the coding sequence GTGAGAGAAGCGGTGATTGTAGCTGGAGCGCGCACACCGGTCGGAAAAGCGAAAAAAGGTACGCTTGCCCATGTACGGCCGGATGATTTAGGAGCGCTCGTTGTGAAAGAAACGCTGAAACGCGCAGGAAATTATGAAGGAAATATCGATGACTTAATTATTGGCTGCGCGATGCCGGAGGCGGAGCAAGGTTTGAACATTGCGCGGAACATCGGAGCGCTTGCCGGGCTTCCATATACGGTTCCGGCGATTACGATTAATCGTTATTGTTCTTCTGGACTGCAAGCAATCGCGTATGCGGCAGAACGCGTCATGCTTGGCCATTCCGACACGGTGATTGCCGGTGGAGTCGAATCGATGAGCTTGGTGCCGATGATGGGGCATGTCATTCGCCCAAACGCCAAGCTGGCCGAAGAAGCGCCAGAATATTACATGTCGATGGGGCATACGGCAGAGCAAGTAGCGATGAAATATGGTGTTAGCCGCGAAGACCAGGATGCGTTTGCGGTGCGCAGCCATCAGCGCGCGGCTAAAGCGATTCGCGAAGGCAAGTTTAAAGAGGAAATTGTACCCGTCGAAGTGACCGTGAGAAAAATTGAAAACAACAAACTAGTCGAAAAAACGATTCTTTTTGAAGAGGACGAAGGGGTCCGTCCGGATACGAATATGGAAACGCTGGCCAAGCTTCGTCCGGCATTTTCCATTAATGGAACGGTAACGGCCGGAAATGCGTCGCAAATGAGCGATGGCGCGGCGGCGGTGATGGTGATGGACCGCGAAAAAGCAGAATCGCTCGGCTTAAAACCGCTCGGAAAATTCCGTTCGTTTGCCGTTGCCGGAGTGCCGCCGGAAGTAATGGGAATCGGTCCGGTGGCGGCGATTCCGAAAGCGTTGAAACTAGCTGGCTTGGAGCTTTCCGATATCGGATTAATCGAGCTGAACGAAGCGTTTGCTTCGCAATCGATCCAAGTCATTCGTGAGCTTGGATTGGATGAAGACAAAGTCAACGTCAACGGTGGGGCGATTGCGCTAGGCCATCCGCTCGGTTGCACGGGAGCCAAACTGACCCTGTCCCTGCTTTATGAAATGCGCCGCCGCAACGTGCAATTTGGCATCGTGACGATGTGTATTGGCGGCGGTATGGGTGCAGCGGGAGTATTTGAATTAATCTAA
- a CDS encoding 3-hydroxyacyl-CoA dehydrogenase/enoyl-CoA hydratase family protein has product MVKRIRRAAVLGSGVMGSGIAAHLANVGIPTLLLDIVPRELTKEEEAKGLTLEHKEVRNRLVNQALQKLLKQKPAPLMSKANLSLIEVGNFEDDFHRLAEVDWIIEVVVENLDVKKSVFARVDEVRKPGTIVSSNTSGISIEAMAEGRSEDFKKHFLGTHFFNPPRYLKLLEIIPTKDTDPEVVSYMKMFGEEVLGKGVVMAKDTPNFIANRIGTYGLLVTVREMMKGGYSVGEVDSITGPLIGRPKSATFRTLDVVGLDTFIHVANNVFEKVEGEEKEAFRVPDFMKAMLEKGWLGSKSGQGFFVKQGKEIFELNYETLEYEPRKKLTTPAVEMSKQAKGLANKLKALVYADDRAGTFLWKITAPALLYSAKLLGEIADDIVAIDRAMKWGFGWELGPFEMWDAIGVEPSVRKMQAEGMEIPSWVTDMLANGFTSFYQSEKGQVFYYDRGEYKPIEENPKAIHIKRIKEQKGVIKKNSGASLIDLGDDVALLEFHSPNNAIGTDIVQMINYALEEVDRNYKGLVIGNQGKNFCVGANLAMMLMEAQDENYFELELAVRQFQQAMMNIKYSPKPVVAAPFAMTLGGGTEVCLATAHIQAAAETYMGLVEVGVGLIPGGGGNKELYIKHLNSLPNGIDFDLQKIANKVFETIAMAKVSGSAAEARELNFLNQRDSITMNSDHLIYEAKQAVISLYDQGYRPPVRKKVPVVGETGYATMLLGAQSMFHSGYISEHDLKIAKKLAYVIAGGKVPYGTEVDEQYLLDLEREAFLSLIGEPKTQARMQHMLVKGKPLRN; this is encoded by the coding sequence ATGGTGAAACGTATTCGACGCGCTGCGGTACTCGGGTCCGGCGTAATGGGATCAGGAATCGCAGCCCATTTGGCGAACGTAGGCATACCGACATTGCTTCTTGATATCGTGCCGCGTGAGTTGACGAAGGAAGAGGAAGCGAAGGGTTTAACGCTTGAACATAAAGAAGTGCGCAACCGCCTTGTCAATCAGGCGCTGCAAAAGCTGTTGAAACAAAAGCCGGCTCCGCTTATGTCCAAGGCGAATTTGTCGCTGATTGAAGTCGGCAACTTCGAAGATGATTTCCACCGCCTCGCCGAAGTAGACTGGATTATCGAAGTCGTTGTCGAAAATTTAGACGTTAAAAAAAGCGTGTTTGCGAGAGTGGACGAAGTAAGAAAACCGGGAACGATCGTCAGCTCGAACACTTCCGGCATTTCCATTGAGGCGATGGCGGAAGGACGTTCGGAAGACTTTAAAAAACATTTTTTAGGAACGCATTTCTTTAACCCGCCGCGCTATTTGAAACTGTTAGAAATTATTCCGACAAAAGATACCGATCCGGAAGTCGTTTCTTACATGAAGATGTTTGGCGAAGAAGTACTCGGCAAAGGCGTGGTCATGGCGAAAGATACGCCAAACTTCATTGCTAACCGTATCGGCACCTACGGCTTATTAGTTACGGTCAGAGAAATGATGAAAGGCGGATATAGCGTCGGGGAAGTGGATTCGATTACCGGACCGCTCATCGGCCGGCCAAAAAGCGCGACATTCCGCACGCTCGATGTCGTTGGCTTGGATACGTTTATTCATGTTGCCAACAACGTTTTCGAAAAAGTCGAGGGGGAAGAAAAAGAAGCGTTCCGCGTTCCGGACTTTATGAAAGCGATGCTGGAAAAAGGCTGGCTTGGCAGCAAATCCGGACAAGGTTTTTTTGTCAAACAAGGAAAAGAAATTTTCGAGCTGAATTATGAAACGTTGGAATATGAACCGCGCAAAAAATTAACGACTCCAGCGGTGGAAATGAGCAAGCAAGCAAAAGGACTAGCCAATAAGTTGAAAGCGCTTGTATATGCCGATGACCGCGCTGGAACGTTCCTCTGGAAAATCACCGCTCCAGCTCTGCTTTACTCGGCAAAATTGCTCGGTGAAATTGCCGATGACATCGTAGCCATCGACCGGGCGATGAAATGGGGGTTCGGCTGGGAGCTTGGGCCATTTGAAATGTGGGATGCGATTGGCGTTGAGCCGTCCGTTCGCAAAATGCAAGCCGAGGGCATGGAAATTCCTTCATGGGTAACCGATATGCTTGCCAACGGATTTACATCTTTTTATCAATCGGAAAAAGGGCAAGTGTTCTATTATGACCGGGGAGAGTATAAACCTATTGAAGAGAATCCAAAAGCCATTCACATTAAGCGCATAAAAGAGCAAAAAGGCGTAATTAAGAAAAACAGCGGCGCCAGCTTGATCGATCTTGGCGATGACGTCGCCTTATTAGAGTTCCATTCGCCAAACAACGCAATCGGCACGGATATCGTACAAATGATTAATTATGCGTTGGAAGAAGTGGATCGTAATTATAAAGGGCTTGTCATCGGCAACCAAGGCAAAAACTTCTGCGTCGGCGCTAATCTCGCGATGATGCTGATGGAAGCGCAAGATGAGAACTACTTTGAACTTGAGCTTGCTGTCCGCCAGTTCCAGCAAGCGATGATGAACATTAAATACAGCCCGAAGCCAGTTGTGGCAGCGCCGTTCGCCATGACGCTTGGCGGCGGTACGGAAGTATGTCTTGCCACTGCGCACATTCAAGCGGCAGCAGAAACGTATATGGGGCTGGTGGAAGTCGGTGTCGGCCTCATTCCTGGTGGCGGCGGAAATAAAGAGCTGTATATTAAACATTTAAACAGCCTGCCAAACGGCATTGATTTCGATTTGCAAAAAATCGCCAATAAAGTATTTGAAACGATTGCGATGGCAAAAGTATCCGGTTCGGCGGCAGAAGCGCGTGAACTAAACTTTCTGAATCAGCGCGATAGCATTACGATGAACAGCGACCATTTGATTTATGAAGCGAAACAAGCGGTCATTTCCTTGTATGACCAAGGCTATCGTCCGCCGGTGCGCAAAAAGGTGCCGGTCGTCGGAGAAACGGGATATGCGACTATGCTCTTAGGAGCGCAATCGATGTTCCATTCCGGCTATATTAGCGAGCATGATTTGAAAATTGCGAAAAAACTCGCCTATGTCATTGCCGGCGGAAAAGTTCCGTACGGAACGGAAGTAGACGAACAATACTTGCTCGATTTAGAGCGGGAAGCGTTTTTAAGCTTGATCGGCGAGCCGAAAACACAAGCGAGAATGCAGCATATGCTTGTGAAAGGGAAACCGCTCCGCAATTAA